Proteins encoded within one genomic window of Acinetobacter sp. WCHA55:
- a CDS encoding DUF6616 family protein — protein sequence MNHYLIELYTPNSAWKALSFDERKNYLNNVGAAMVGLSDAGVKALTLTQINSKIDQSSDHQFLAVWHFPNQEVCNALLAGIKASGWYKYFDHVNAVGVESSFNEHLEALANI from the coding sequence ATGAATCACTACCTTATCGAACTTTATACCCCAAATTCAGCTTGGAAAGCCTTATCATTCGATGAGCGCAAAAATTATTTAAATAATGTTGGGGCTGCAATGGTTGGATTGTCTGATGCTGGAGTTAAAGCGTTAACACTCACTCAAATTAACTCTAAAATTGATCAAAGCAGCGACCATCAATTTTTAGCTGTTTGGCACTTCCCAAATCAAGAAGTTTGTAATGCCCTACTTGCAGGCATCAAAGCGAGTGGTTGGTATAAGTACTTTGACCATGTAAATGCTGTTGGAGTGGAATCTAGCTTTAATGAACATCTTGAAGCACTAGCCAATATCTGA
- a CDS encoding cytochrome b — MIVSTKKFPHLVILTHWITLLFVLVAYFTSQSPIEDQWLGQTHVIAGSLVFIIFFIRIFLYMRFKTQFPEVSFKSEIQKKAFQLMKVCLYICLFTVPFLGWFTLASTQASFSLLGMDLPQVLFSSNADLGDIHPIIANIFITLIGLHALAALIHHFILKDDVLKSMRLK, encoded by the coding sequence ATGATTGTATCAACTAAAAAATTTCCTCATTTGGTAATATTGACCCACTGGATAACATTACTCTTTGTCCTTGTTGCATATTTCACAAGCCAAAGTCCAATTGAGGATCAGTGGCTTGGGCAGACCCATGTAATTGCGGGTAGTTTGGTTTTTATCATTTTCTTCATCCGCATTTTTTTATACATGAGGTTTAAGACCCAGTTTCCTGAAGTTTCATTTAAGTCTGAAATACAAAAAAAGGCTTTTCAGTTGATGAAAGTATGCCTATATATCTGTTTATTTACCGTTCCTTTTTTGGGGTGGTTTACATTGGCTTCAACACAGGCATCTTTCAGTTTATTGGGTATGGATCTGCCACAAGTGCTTTTTTCTAGTAATGCTGATCTTGGTGATATTCATCCTATTATTGCAAATATTTTTATTACATTGATTGGGTTGCATGCTTTGGCCGCACTAATTCATCACTTCATATTGAAAGATGATGTTTTAAAGAGTATGAGATTGAAATAG